From a region of the Erinaceus europaeus chromosome 14, mEriEur2.1, whole genome shotgun sequence genome:
- the NPBWR2 gene encoding neuropeptides B/W receptor type 2, with protein MQAAVLEPPNSTGYPWPSSPGTCVSQALTTHSKNDSIVEGLPGLYVALPVVYSVICALGLTGNTAVIYVLLREPKMQTVTHVFILNLAVADVLFTLVLPVSIAEHLLQRWPFGELLCKLVLAADHYNLFSSAYFLAAMSVDRYRVVLATARSLRAPRGRTLRAARRASRCIWLGVTVLVLPFFAFAGVYRNELQVRSCGLSFPQPERAWFQASRIYTLVLGFVLPMCALCGLYADLLRRLHTLRLRSGAKALGKARRKVTALVLAVLAVGLVCWTPFHLASVVALTTDVPQTPLVIGISYTITSLSYASSCLNPFLYAFLDSGFRKNFWAAFRCQGP; from the coding sequence ATGCAGGCTGCTGTGCTGGAGCCCCCCAACAGCACAGGCTACCCTTGGCCGAGCTCACCAGGCACCTGCGTGTCCCAGGCCCTGACCACCCACAGCAAGAACGACTCCATTGTGGAAGGGCTGCCAGGCCTATATGTGGCGCTGCCAGTGGTGTACTCAGTCATCTGTGCGCTAGGGCTGACTGGTAACACAGCCGTCATCTATGTGCTCCTGCGGGAGCCCAAGATGCAGACGGTGACTCACGTGTTCATCCTCAACTTGGCGGTGGCCGATGTACTATTCACACTGGTGCTGCCTGTGAGCATCGCAGAGCACCTGCTGCAGCGCTGGCCCTTCGGGGAGCTGCTGTGCAAGCTGGTGCTGGCTGCCGACCACTACAATCTCTTCTCCAGCGCCTACTTCCTTGCTGCCATGAGCGTGGACCGCTACCGCGTGGTGCTAGCCACAGCGCGCTCTCTGCGGGCCCCCCGGGGGCGCACCCTGCGGGCCGCCCGCAGAGCCAGCCGCTGCATCTGGCTGGGTGTCACAGTGCTGGTGCTGCCCTTCTTCGCCTTCGCTGGAGTCTACCGCAACGAGCTGCAGGTGCGCAGCTGCGGGCTGAGCTTCCCACAGCCTGAGCGCGCCTGGTTCCAGGCCAGCCGCATCTACACGCTAGTGCTGGGCTTCGTGCTGCCCATGTGCGCGCTCTGCGGCCTCTACGCGGATCTACTGCGGCGGCTGCACACCCTGCGGCTGCGTTCCGGCGCCAAGGCCCTGGGCAAAGCCcgcaggaaggtcaccgccctggTCTTGGCCGTGCTGGCCGTGGGCCTGGTCTGCTGGACGCCCTTCCACCTGGCATCCGTGGTAGCGCTGACCACAGACGTGCCGCAGACGCCGCTGGTCATCGGCATCTCCTACACCATCACTAGCCTCAGCTACGCCAGCTCTTGCCTCAACCCGTTCCTCTACGCCTTCCTGGACTCGGGCTTCCGGAAGAATTTCTGGGCCGCCTTCCGCTGCCAGGGGCCCTGA